The Punica granatum isolate Tunisia-2019 chromosome 4, ASM765513v2, whole genome shotgun sequence genome has a window encoding:
- the LOC116205475 gene encoding serine/arginine repetitive matrix protein 1 isoform X1: MAEAEPHPPKQDGIRARSSKYSANFLYKASLALIFLVIIPLFPSQAPEFINQTVPNRSWELLHLVLVGIAVSYGLFSSRNQEETEKEANPPPSKFDSAQSCVSRLLQVPSVFDDEPETQSGSGDEVGKLETWSSQYYPNDPVVVLAKEQEPSVIDQQRVNSVGSSSRIGERPLLLPVRSLKSRVLDDEKEPIDELRGVSSKSSLCRSSSDASSKRFSGSNHVTNRMKSSQKLRGSEDLAEDKEAAVLPSPIPWRSRSGRMEVNEEVFNPVSPFSSIEDFEYFRAKPEASKPQISASSRPNSGSKISFSSRKSSLTSESQAKIAEDFVRKKSFQKSSPPPPPPPPPMAFKSSLMKPSLSSGYHLNGVTSDKDFRRSSSTEPKEATQVYSGIEKKPRSTPLPDVGKSVRTLRAQKSEGLEIYGAQDADETLPQNARRRIGMVPKPSSLEFSEEEKDGFVEDVTSESDEESPLSENDEEAEVGTLKNDEVGLIDSVGDGGRDVDKKADEFIAKFREQIRLQRIDSIKRSSAEISRSLSR; this comes from the coding sequence ATGGCGGAAGCAGAGCCCCACCCTCCGAAGCAGGACGGCATCCGGGCGAGGTCAAGTAAGTACTCCGCCAACTTCCTGTACAAAGCCTCCCTTGCCTTGATATTCCTTGTGATCATCCCTCTGTTCCCTTCCCAAGCCCCTGAGTTCATCAACCAGACCGTGCCCAACAGAAGTTGGGAGCTTCTCCACCTCGTATTAGTCGGCATTGCCGTGTCTTACGGGCTCTTCAGCAGCAGGAACCAGGAAGAAACAGAGAAAGAAGCGAACCCGCCGCCGTCCAAGTTTGACAGCGCACAGTCCTGTGTTTCTAGGTTGCTACAGGTGCCCTCTGTCTTCGACGATGAGCCAGAGACTCAGTCGGGCTCTGGCGATGAGGTCGGGAAGCTCGAAACTTGGAGCAGTCAGTACTATCCAAATGACCCTGTGGTGGTTTTGGCTAAGGAACAAGAGCCCTCTGTAATTGATCAGCAGAGAGTTAACAGTGTCGGTAGCAGCTCTAGGATTGGTGAAAGGCCTCTGCTTTTGCCCGTCCGGAGCCTGAAATCTCGGGTTTTAGATGATGAGAAGGAACCCATTGACGAACTTCGTGGTGTATCTAGTAAAAGTTCCCTTTGCAGGTCTAGTTCCGATGCCAGCTCGAAGAGGTTCTCGGGTTCGAACCACGTGACTAACCGGATGAAAAGTTCGCAAAAGCTCAGAGGATCAGAGGACTTGGCGGAGGACAAGGAAGCTGCTGTTCTGCCTTCTCCGATTCCGTGGAGGTCGAGGTCAGGAAGGATGGAAGTGAATGAAGAAGTGTTCAATCCGGTGTCTCCTTTCAGTTCGATAGAGGATTTCGAATATTTTCGGGCCAAGCCTGAGGCGTCTAAACCGCAGATTTCAGCATCATCTCGGCCCAATTCTGGTTCTAAGATTTCCTTTTCGTCGAGGAAATCGTCTCTAACATCTGAATCGCAGGCAAAGATCGCGGAAGATTTTGTCAGGAAGAAGAGCTTCCAGAAGTCTTCTCCTCCACCTCCTCCGCCGCCACCTCCTATGGCTTTCAAGTCATCATTGATGAAACCGAGTTTGAGTTCGGGTTATCATCTCAATGGGGTCACATCTGATAAGGATTTTAGGAGAAGCTCCTCAACTGAGCCAAAGGAGGCTACTCAGGTCTATTCTGGGATCGAGAAGAAACCGAgaagcactcctcttcctgATGTGGGGAAGTCTGTCAGAACGCTCCGAGCTCAAAAATCAGAAGGACTGGAAATATATGGTGCCCAGGATGCTGATGAAACTTTGCCGCAGAATGCCCGAAGAAGGATTGGTATGGTTCCAAAGCCGAGCTCTTTGGAATTCTCGGAGGAAGAAAAGGATGGTTTTGTGGAGGATGTCACCTCAGAGTCAGATGAGGAATCCCCTCTGAGCGAGAATGATGAGGAAGCCGAGGTAGGAACTTTGAAGAATGATGAAGTTGGTTTGATTGATAGTGTCGGCGATGGAGGCCGCGACGTTGATAAGAAGGCTGATGAGTTCATAGCTAAGTTTAGGGAGCAGATACGACTTCAGAGGATTGACTCAATCAAGAGATCGAGTGCAGAGATTAGTCGGAGCCTTTCAAGGTAA
- the LOC116205475 gene encoding serine/arginine repetitive matrix protein 1 isoform X2: MAEAEPHPPKQDGIRARSTPEFINQTVPNRSWELLHLVLVGIAVSYGLFSSRNQEETEKEANPPPSKFDSAQSCVSRLLQVPSVFDDEPETQSGSGDEVGKLETWSSQYYPNDPVVVLAKEQEPSVIDQQRVNSVGSSSRIGERPLLLPVRSLKSRVLDDEKEPIDELRGVSSKSSLCRSSSDASSKRFSGSNHVTNRMKSSQKLRGSEDLAEDKEAAVLPSPIPWRSRSGRMEVNEEVFNPVSPFSSIEDFEYFRAKPEASKPQISASSRPNSGSKISFSSRKSSLTSESQAKIAEDFVRKKSFQKSSPPPPPPPPPMAFKSSLMKPSLSSGYHLNGVTSDKDFRRSSSTEPKEATQVYSGIEKKPRSTPLPDVGKSVRTLRAQKSEGLEIYGAQDADETLPQNARRRIGMVPKPSSLEFSEEEKDGFVEDVTSESDEESPLSENDEEAEVGTLKNDEVGLIDSVGDGGRDVDKKADEFIAKFREQIRLQRIDSIKRSSAEISRSLSR, encoded by the exons ATGGCGGAAGCAGAGCCCCACCCTCCGAAGCAGGACGGCATCCGGGCGAGGTCAA CCCCTGAGTTCATCAACCAGACCGTGCCCAACAGAAGTTGGGAGCTTCTCCACCTCGTATTAGTCGGCATTGCCGTGTCTTACGGGCTCTTCAGCAGCAGGAACCAGGAAGAAACAGAGAAAGAAGCGAACCCGCCGCCGTCCAAGTTTGACAGCGCACAGTCCTGTGTTTCTAGGTTGCTACAGGTGCCCTCTGTCTTCGACGATGAGCCAGAGACTCAGTCGGGCTCTGGCGATGAGGTCGGGAAGCTCGAAACTTGGAGCAGTCAGTACTATCCAAATGACCCTGTGGTGGTTTTGGCTAAGGAACAAGAGCCCTCTGTAATTGATCAGCAGAGAGTTAACAGTGTCGGTAGCAGCTCTAGGATTGGTGAAAGGCCTCTGCTTTTGCCCGTCCGGAGCCTGAAATCTCGGGTTTTAGATGATGAGAAGGAACCCATTGACGAACTTCGTGGTGTATCTAGTAAAAGTTCCCTTTGCAGGTCTAGTTCCGATGCCAGCTCGAAGAGGTTCTCGGGTTCGAACCACGTGACTAACCGGATGAAAAGTTCGCAAAAGCTCAGAGGATCAGAGGACTTGGCGGAGGACAAGGAAGCTGCTGTTCTGCCTTCTCCGATTCCGTGGAGGTCGAGGTCAGGAAGGATGGAAGTGAATGAAGAAGTGTTCAATCCGGTGTCTCCTTTCAGTTCGATAGAGGATTTCGAATATTTTCGGGCCAAGCCTGAGGCGTCTAAACCGCAGATTTCAGCATCATCTCGGCCCAATTCTGGTTCTAAGATTTCCTTTTCGTCGAGGAAATCGTCTCTAACATCTGAATCGCAGGCAAAGATCGCGGAAGATTTTGTCAGGAAGAAGAGCTTCCAGAAGTCTTCTCCTCCACCTCCTCCGCCGCCACCTCCTATGGCTTTCAAGTCATCATTGATGAAACCGAGTTTGAGTTCGGGTTATCATCTCAATGGGGTCACATCTGATAAGGATTTTAGGAGAAGCTCCTCAACTGAGCCAAAGGAGGCTACTCAGGTCTATTCTGGGATCGAGAAGAAACCGAgaagcactcctcttcctgATGTGGGGAAGTCTGTCAGAACGCTCCGAGCTCAAAAATCAGAAGGACTGGAAATATATGGTGCCCAGGATGCTGATGAAACTTTGCCGCAGAATGCCCGAAGAAGGATTGGTATGGTTCCAAAGCCGAGCTCTTTGGAATTCTCGGAGGAAGAAAAGGATGGTTTTGTGGAGGATGTCACCTCAGAGTCAGATGAGGAATCCCCTCTGAGCGAGAATGATGAGGAAGCCGAGGTAGGAACTTTGAAGAATGATGAAGTTGGTTTGATTGATAGTGTCGGCGATGGAGGCCGCGACGTTGATAAGAAGGCTGATGAGTTCATAGCTAAGTTTAGGGAGCAGATACGACTTCAGAGGATTGACTCAATCAAGAGATCGAGTGCAGAGATTAGTCGGAGCCTTTCAAGGTAA
- the LOC116206390 gene encoding homeobox-leucine zipper protein HAT4-like isoform X1, producing MVDKDDLGLSLSLSFHQSSCCSHQQQQQQQQPPPLQLNLMPSLVLSSTPSPSGFASLADRSSGEARSFLRGIDVNRLPSTEDCEEEAGVSSPNSTISTVSGKRSERETNAEDLIAENERASSRGISDEEDGDTSRKKLRLSKDQSAILEESFKEHNTLNPKQKLALAKQLGLRPRQVEVWFQNRRARTKLKQTEVDCEFLKRCCENLTEENRRLQKEVQELRALKLSPQFYMHMTPPTTLTMCPSCERVAVPPGASDPRSISVVPAHPRPVPVNPWAVPAAPHAPFNVLRPRS from the exons ATGGTAGACAAGGATGACTTGGGGCTGTCTCTGAGCCTGAGCTTCCACCAGAGCAGCTGCTGCAGCcaccagcagcagcagcagcagcagcagcctcCACCTCTGCAGCTCAATCTCATGCCCTCCCTGGTCCTTTCCTCCActccttctccttcgggcTTCGCCTCCTTAG CAGATCGGAGCTCCGGCGAGGCCAGGTCGTTCCTCCGGGGGATCGACGTGAACAGGCTGCCTTCGACAGAGGACTGCGAGGAGGAAGCAGGGGTGTCCTCTCCCAACAGCACCATCTCGACGGTCTCCGGTAAAAGGAGCGAGAGGGAGACCAACGCCGAGGATCTGATCGCGGAGAATGAGAGGGCCTCCTCGCGGGGCATCAGCGACGAGGAGGACGGCGACACCTCAAGGAAGAAGCTGAGGCTGTCCAAGGACCAGTCGGCTATCCTCGAGGAGAGCTTCAAAGAGCACAACACTCTCAACCCG AAGCAGAAGCTCGCGTTGGCCAAGCAGCTCGGGCTGCGGCCCAGGCAGGTGGAGGTCTGGTTCCAGAACAGACGGGCAAG GACCAAGTTGAAGCAGACCGAGGTCGACTGCGAGTTCCTCAAGAGGTGCTGCGAGAACCTAACCGAGGAGAACCGGCGGCTGCAGAAGGAAGTGCAGGAGCTGAGGGCGCTGAAGCTCTCCCCTCAGTTCTACATGCACATGACCCCGCCAACCACCCTCACCATGTGCCCCTCGTGCGAGCGGGTTGCAGTCCCCCCCGGAGCGTCCGACCCGAGGTCGATTTCCGTCGTCCCAGCGCATCCAAGGCCCGTTCCAGTCAACCCTTGGGCCGTCCCAGCTGCACCCCATGCTCCATTCAATGTCCTCCGCCCCAGGTCGTGA
- the LOC116206390 gene encoding homeobox-leucine zipper protein HAT4-like isoform X2: protein MVDKDDLGLSLSLSFHQSSCCSHQQQQQQQQPPPLQLNLMPSLVLSSTPSPSGFASLDRSSGEARSFLRGIDVNRLPSTEDCEEEAGVSSPNSTISTVSGKRSERETNAEDLIAENERASSRGISDEEDGDTSRKKLRLSKDQSAILEESFKEHNTLNPKQKLALAKQLGLRPRQVEVWFQNRRARTKLKQTEVDCEFLKRCCENLTEENRRLQKEVQELRALKLSPQFYMHMTPPTTLTMCPSCERVAVPPGASDPRSISVVPAHPRPVPVNPWAVPAAPHAPFNVLRPRS, encoded by the exons ATGGTAGACAAGGATGACTTGGGGCTGTCTCTGAGCCTGAGCTTCCACCAGAGCAGCTGCTGCAGCcaccagcagcagcagcagcagcagcagcctcCACCTCTGCAGCTCAATCTCATGCCCTCCCTGGTCCTTTCCTCCActccttctccttcgggcTTCGCCTCCTTAG ATCGGAGCTCCGGCGAGGCCAGGTCGTTCCTCCGGGGGATCGACGTGAACAGGCTGCCTTCGACAGAGGACTGCGAGGAGGAAGCAGGGGTGTCCTCTCCCAACAGCACCATCTCGACGGTCTCCGGTAAAAGGAGCGAGAGGGAGACCAACGCCGAGGATCTGATCGCGGAGAATGAGAGGGCCTCCTCGCGGGGCATCAGCGACGAGGAGGACGGCGACACCTCAAGGAAGAAGCTGAGGCTGTCCAAGGACCAGTCGGCTATCCTCGAGGAGAGCTTCAAAGAGCACAACACTCTCAACCCG AAGCAGAAGCTCGCGTTGGCCAAGCAGCTCGGGCTGCGGCCCAGGCAGGTGGAGGTCTGGTTCCAGAACAGACGGGCAAG GACCAAGTTGAAGCAGACCGAGGTCGACTGCGAGTTCCTCAAGAGGTGCTGCGAGAACCTAACCGAGGAGAACCGGCGGCTGCAGAAGGAAGTGCAGGAGCTGAGGGCGCTGAAGCTCTCCCCTCAGTTCTACATGCACATGACCCCGCCAACCACCCTCACCATGTGCCCCTCGTGCGAGCGGGTTGCAGTCCCCCCCGGAGCGTCCGACCCGAGGTCGATTTCCGTCGTCCCAGCGCATCCAAGGCCCGTTCCAGTCAACCCTTGGGCCGTCCCAGCTGCACCCCATGCTCCATTCAATGTCCTCCGCCCCAGGTCGTGA